One window from the genome of Erwinia sorbitola encodes:
- a CDS encoding transporter substrate-binding domain-containing protein has protein sequence MMIKIGAVALLLVAGSASAQSHLDRAMQSKTLVVCTTGDYKPYTYLRTDGSYEGIDISLVQSLAKSLGAEVKWVPTTWKTLTPDFIGKQCDVALGGVSVTLKRQQTAWFAEPLDTDGKIPLVRCADKKKYRSVEQMNKPSVRLIEPAGGTNEAFVHAYLPQANLTLFHDNVTIFQQLVDKKADVMITDASEALYQQKRYPSLCAINPEKPLQYGEKAWMLPRDDISWKMYVDQWLHLSKATGEYQQIVAQWLAVKS, from the coding sequence ATGATGATAAAAATCGGGGCTGTGGCCCTTCTGCTGGTGGCAGGAAGCGCCAGTGCGCAATCACATCTGGATCGGGCTATGCAGAGTAAAACGCTGGTAGTGTGTACTACCGGAGACTATAAGCCCTATACCTATCTGCGTACTGATGGTAGCTATGAAGGCATTGATATTTCTCTGGTGCAGTCGCTGGCAAAAAGCCTGGGTGCTGAAGTGAAATGGGTGCCGACCACCTGGAAAACCCTGACGCCTGACTTTATCGGCAAGCAGTGTGACGTCGCATTAGGTGGTGTATCGGTAACGCTAAAACGCCAGCAGACAGCCTGGTTCGCCGAGCCGCTGGATACTGATGGTAAAATCCCACTGGTACGCTGTGCCGACAAAAAGAAATATCGCAGTGTTGAGCAGATGAATAAGCCGTCTGTGCGCCTGATTGAACCGGCAGGCGGCACCAATGAAGCCTTTGTACATGCTTATTTGCCGCAGGCTAACTTGACGCTATTTCACGATAACGTCACCATCTTCCAGCAGCTGGTGGATAAGAAAGCGGATGTGATGATCACTGATGCTTCTGAAGCGCTCTATCAGCAGAAGCGTTATCCGTCATTGTGCGCCATCAATCCGGAGAAGCCGCTGCAATATGGTGAGAAGGCATGGATGTTGCCGCGTGATGATATCAGCTGGAAGATGTACGTTGACCAGTGGCTGCACCTGAGTAAAGCCACCGGGGAATATCAGCAGATAGTCGCGCAATGGTTAGCGGTGAAATCATAA